ctttattaaGTAGTTGAAGTAACTACTCGTGTTCTATTAgttttgaaatgtattttagttCAATCACATCTCAATAATGAATGCTGTAATATCAAAGTTACACAATTATAACGGacacataaaataatgtattggGTTTCAGTTATTTTCGTTTTCTGCCAAAAAAAGTTTCTTgcaaaaaacataaacaataaaacgaaaacactgaaaaaacataggtaggtatgACGTATGTTGTTAACAATACAAAATGGATGGAATGGATTACGGATGATTGTCTAATTATATGCAGTGATAGACAACAATCCGTAAATTACAGCCCTTTAGTTGTAAACATAATCATTAAATAACTCAATGCTTTTATTATGAACATTGGTAATATTGAAGGCCGGTTTGTCACTTGTAGATATCCAGACGCTGCCGCTTGCGCCTTGCTTGTACGCTTCTATGACTGCTTTAGCTGCTGATTTAGGGCTGAAAATACAACGCATTTGCAACGacagtatacaacgtgtaaatgaaaaccgaaataatacttcaaaggGTTTAAAGGAACATtaattactgtctctgagacttatctgtgaaaccgaaacgccaatagtttttgagtaaacgaTTACCTACCATaggttttactgaaataaatcagatacagccctaacatcacatgcaaaagtaaaatcatgtgactcctgtcactttattaggtacgcgtcgcgtagcgtaggtgctatgcacGTTTCGGTCTTGTATCGTCACTAGGGTTGTCAACtcataaggaaaaataaatatgcttctattgatttattagttctacagggtgattccttatgaaatatacttatgcacccttcaacagtatttaataattccgatacacgttgtatatgtaatAATTGGCCAGCcgatgggcgcagtgggcagcaaccctgctttccaagTTCAAGGCCGtaggttggattcccacaactggaaaatgtttgtgtgatgaacatgaatgtttttcagtgtttgcgTGTTTATCTCTATGTTAaaggtatttatgtttattgttcagaaaaatattcagtcatcttGTATATGCTTGGTGTTTAGGTACTAACCCaaaccacaagctacgcttactttggggctaaatggcgacgTGTGTTTTGTCATAGacaagtagtagtagtagtagagctttattgatagagctcgtccggctAAGTACCTATAACCGCCATGGTTATTTCAAGTTGCAATACTGTCAACTGTGTTCTGGTCAGAAGTGGCGTGGTTGACGGGTCTTCTAGTAAAGcttttctacaaaaataaatggTAGCTGCATGTTTACAAGAGACTTAGATTTAAGAAAGCATAGCTCTAGAAGCGCTGACTTATTATTGCGCCAGTGTCTAGAGTCATTGTATCCAGAAGAAAATAGGGGATCTGACCAGCATGGCAACTGCTAAGAGAGTCCTATTCCAACCAAcatactgatgatgatgaagtgtaAGCTACAAACGTATTATATATTCCTTACCTTTGTAACTTGAACTTATCTAGGCTTTGTGCTGTAAGACTCTTATCAAAAACTTTCGCTGTGTTTCTAATTATAGGCGTATCAGTCACGCCAAAACACATTGTTATCACCCGAACTCCACTTTTTGAATAATGTATGTTATCCTGAAACATTAACATGAATGTACTAGCTGTGcctgcggtttcacccgcgtttAGTTTCTTTAAGtatagctagccacggccaaagccagctATTTATGCATTCCTATTATAAACATGGGAAAAACAAAATCGGATGTCCGCCACTGCGtcaaaaatttgttatattcgccctgcagggctagcacgggcgggagataaaaattatatccccgattacATCCGCTCACCACCTGTACCACAGTAAATACtagattatatatttactgtggatGTACGTTATGTTCCGGGAATGTTTTAGATAAATATTACGACCCTTGCTTGGAAACTAATATCATTATTACTTAATTCGTAGGACACAATTTATCTACTTTAAATACCTGAAGCGATAAAGGTATATATTTTGAAACGAGCGTTGTGAATTTAGTCTCCGGTTTATGTCGTAAGTTTAATGCATTATCTTTAACTAACTCTTCGACTAACAGACTCTTGCGGATACTTCGCATTTGACATCTAATTATAATGAATGTATTAGatctagaagaagaagaagaagaaattttttattgcacacaagcaTCTAAATTTACCTAAAATAAAGAAGTAAGcaaaaaatacacacacatacgaCAATACTATtgattataaacaaaacaataattgaaaacaaactaatatatactttagcataccataaatacttaaatatgagttagagaaaataaataatagtcgtctttattgaCCGATATAATAAGCCTAAACAGCATTTTCACTTACACCTAAGGAGGTACTGAATTTTAATACAGCGCTTTTGGTAGCACTGTAAACTGGAACGTATAAAAGTTTAGATATAGCTGCAACTGAGCTGAAGTTGATGATGGTACCACCTAATCCATCTTTCTCTTTATGCATAATGTTCCATGCATGTAATGAACTTGTAATAAGAGatgtctgaaataaaaaaaaaaattagaacagCTGTTACCGCTTGCAGCAGCTTTAATGCAGTTTTTGCAAATGGTTGTGTATTTATCATGTACAATGTAGgtatcagttaaaaaaaattatatttaatcgcttaaaactgaaaagttagaaatgcgtACCGGGAATCGGACTTGATACCTATTTCAGCTTTTCATACTGATAAAATTGGTAGCTGCTCAgccttatatataaaaaactccCGTTGGCTAAAAGGGTTGACTTTACATATAGGTATATGATTAAtttctaattactaataataataatcatttatttcaggctttactcataaaaatttaacattgtacataaataaacagttcacaaaattaaattaaatgcaattaaaataaatttggaaagatatatgtcaaaaataaattaattaaaaattaaattaaatcaattaagaaattgagttttaagtttaattcatCTGAGCGGAACTAATTTGTATTTCATTTTGACATTTAacaggaattatcaatttaatatttctgaattctcttattaattttttgcactattttttaataacgctATTGAATTGTTGTATGTATTAAaactgcatgtttttttttaaatttattctatgTGTTAATTGCAATCAATGATTTGTAATCTTTGCACGCtagctaatggcaatacactgtgacttcaTAATCGTGTAAACGtgtttattatacaaataaagatgtatctatctatctatattattatttggctACGCTATTATTTCACTACGTTCTTCTCTACTATGGGTTTCCACTGAGACAGATACATAATGatgttacaaagaaaataaaacttcactGAATTAACGTATAAAGTGCAATTTTTTTAACCCGCGGGCCCGGAGTCAAACGGCCGGGTGTctatgtctgtggcatcgtatttcccgaaaagattaaccgattttaatttatttatttattgcataaaataaataaataaatgggaaaatccctttatggatcactgggttggtacacactcacacacaaagtgctcaagagggtacttaccttagttaggagattcctaattatttattatttgtaggtttggctaattttagtttataatatagtaaataagataatttttattgtggtggatggatttttatctgaattaaaagttattattattataatataggaaacacacacaggaacacttacttaaatataattatgtgcAAGATGCGGCCTTATCaataaaagtgatctcttccaggctaccgaAGGCTTAACGAAATAATGGCAATGAGTGACGGGAAATCATTTCTATAGATACATTgcgtatatgtatgtattacatagattcacacactaaaaaatacgtagataattaaataaaataataaatgtaataatatatacataaatacacatacatacacatacattatttacatttgtatgttgttttttgtttttggtttgaaaggtgaatttgTATGAAGTaatcttagctatgtttgatggaaatcggtccaagatggccgccatcatAAAAAGATCTACAAAAATTAAGGTATTATaccttaattattttacaacttCCTCAATACGGGTATCAAATTAATAGGCTTGActagaataatgtacattaaaTTGAAAGTCAGgggtttattacatttttaatttatatattcatgGTAAATGGTTTGTCAAGGTTCGTTAACTATTTCCGATCAAACTTTGTTCCTAAGAAATTTTGATACATACCGCGTTAATATTTATTGCCATCTCATATGACTCTGGAGTATCGTCTAAAATGCCAGCACTATTCACAACAACATCGATATAtccattattttcttttattattttaaatgcctctaataacatttatttatcagTGACGTCACATTTTATGAAAGATACTTTATTTCCATTGTACTTTATGTTTAACTCATTTTGTAAAGCAATCCCTGCTTCTTCAGCTACATCCAATACAGCTacatgctttaaaaataaacaatatatttcacAGTcatataaatgcaaataaatcatcatgtcaacccattactgacccactatagggcacgggtctcctcccacaacgagaaggggttaaagccgtagtccattacgctggcccagtacagaTTGTGGACTCCACgaacctttcagaacattatggtgaactctcaggcatgcagattacaGATACATTTCcgaaccgttgaagcaagtgatattttagctCTGTCTctaaaattactaataaatCACCTTTTCGCCATGTTCAGAGAACTCAATgacaaatatgaataaaaaatgaaagaaTGAAAGAGAAACCTAAACGTTATCTTTCCtaaaatttgcaaaaaatcGGACTCTACGGGGGAAGACAGGCTGAGCGCGACGGCAACAGTTTTTTCAAAAACCTATTCGTCAAATTTGTCGCAGCCCTTCTTAGCACCAAAGGCCTAACCTAAGACTAGGTGTGATGTACAAGACTGACTTTCCCATAATCTTTCTCATGTTGATTAATACATTATTTGGCTTTAACTCATTACCTTTACATCTTCTTCTAGTAATAATGCCACTAAAGCTGCACCAATTCCACTAGCACCACCGGTCACCAAAGCAACTTTTCCACTTAAACTATACGCCATTTCAAATCAAATTGCGAATAACTTCTGAACAACTTGTAAAAAGTtatctaaaaattattttgataataacaatacatatctgttatataatatagataatgaAATGTGTCAGTAAGTGATATCTTTCATACTTTTTAGATAACAAAACTTACAGATTTAAAACCTAAATAAAAGTACAAGCGACGTCTGCGTAGATATTATGATTTCCCTTGAAATTAAGAAGTACCACGATATATCTTTCTTAGGTCGTTATGTGGTATAACCAAATATTTGATCCATATCTTGAAGAGTTCtttattctaatatttaaaatgcaaaagtgtgagtgtttgtttgtaactTATGTTCGGCTCTGCTACTGAAccaatcttgataaaatttggcacatatataaCTGGCATCCTGCTGagggacataggatactttatatcccgaaaAATCAGGAGTTCCCGgagttttcaaaattaataatgcaaataaaatatagtacTACCTAAAACTATCGCACACATTTACATGTGAAGCTGTGAATTAAATTATGACATTGGCTTAATCCAGTGTTAACGGAATTTAGACTAAAAGTAGCTTTCATCCTTGATACTTTATATCATGGGAAATGTAACGCGGGCCTGTTGAAAAATCGAAATTAATACGTACGAAGTCACAGGAAAAAgctacttttatttcattttcaccAAGAATGTCGATAAGGTTTTAAGAAAACTCTCAGTAATTTTTACCTTTTACTTGTTGACTTCAAAAAGTTGAACTACAGATTCTTATGCTACAAGATCGACCCTGATGCGATGTTGTCGATCTCATTTGGAAAAATGATTTGCTCTGCCGTCCGAGCTGTACGCTCTTTACGATACTGttaatcatttttaataattttcaaaaagcTCTTCAAAATTATGTGACTTTAGGcttaaaaaattgttacaaCAAAGGTTAACTGCGGTTTTCTTATCCCAAAGATGAAAAATTGCAACAAACAAGTAGATACCTTATGTTATAAATAACCTGCatcatttcaaattaaatttttttcgatTTTGATTGTTGCCTGATGACCATACAAACTTAATAATGTAGCAATACGTAAATAACCTACCTACTCCTTTTTATAATCTTGCAAGATAAAATTGAGTAATAACTTGAGAGGATTTTTGCTGgcaaaactaaattttattttattcgaagACAAGTTTACTGAGCACTCCATAGCCTTTCTTTATAACATCAGTGACGTCACGAACGGGTTTGTCGTTAATCGCTAGCCATGTGCTACCGCTTTCACCTCTCTTGAGTGCGTCAACCACCCCCTGAGCTGCAGATTCGACCCTGGAAAAAAATCGTATACAATGTTTagccgaattacgaaataatgttgagagatgcataagtatatttcataaggaatcacacgattaaaaaattaaataaatataagcatatttatttttccatacaaactaattccaaacattttttgtgtttacttatgacaacactattgaagatgaaagaccgatACGCGCATAGAACCTACGCTACACGACGGGTACCTAagaaagtgacaggagtcgcaaaattttaattttggtttactcaaaaactacccattaggttttcggtttcacggctaagtctcagatacagtacataatgtaccactAAAGCCTGACaagaattatttcggttttcatttacacgttgtttaaatacatattaatcaaaataagcaGTAATGATAAGTTGTAAAAAATGGGAACAGTTAGTTTcagctaaaaaaaatatgtttgctaAAACTAACTGTAGTTTTGTAATCCAAAACGCTGACCAatttcggattggtagactttaaacgcctttgataacattatattgaactcacgatattttcgttaacctttgaagcaagtgatatttaattgctgtaATTAAGAacccacataactccgaaaagttacacaTGCATTCCGGAGGATTGAACTTGGAGGGTACCGCCCTCAGAATGGAGTAATGATTATACCACGTAGCTGTCCACCGCTCCGTCTACATAAGGATACGCAAGCTGGTAACAGTATGATGAATAATCACGGATGATGTTAAACTCACTTTTGGGATTGATGTTGCTTGCATATAGTATCAACCATGCTCTTCTCGATAACCTTGTCGAAATGTCCCAGTTTTGCTTGACTGAGAAGAGAGGTATTGGTCGCACCGAAACATATTGCTACAACTCGAACTCCTGTTCTGTTGTAATAGTCTggcaactaaaaatataaagcaaGTTAAGCTAACACAACACTGCAAAGTCACCTGGTTGTGTGAGCTGATGACTAGATATGGCTGTTGTATCTGACTGCGTTGTATACGTGCCCCAAAAGACAATAACCCTCATCCacgaaaaaaacaaattattcgtGGTGCCTTCTtgtaacactgttgcacgaagcatggcATCTAATATCTATACCGCGTTCATTGTGGTCATTCAATGCGCTCTTGGAGTGCAACGCTCAATGGGATTTATTCCATGACGGTTGGACATGTCactgttccgtgaattgttgatgAGATCTGAGAATCTTGAATGACCTTTAGTTCAATATTCGCTGAGTACTgctatagtacactatattaatatcatgttttaataatgtttaatgtcatctttcattcatttgtcttatagttatccctaaattatgtagttctatcttgttagtgtaagtggccctgaggtactaacaagatgtaaaataaataaacaaaccaatTGTTAAAACCCAACGAAAAAACGACTTTGTGTTGATTGAAAgggactagtagaataatgtacactacatTGAAAGTCgggagtttttaaatttttaatttaggtacaatttttttacttactcCAAGTTTGAGAACTTGCGCTGCGTGCCTACGAAAGAGCTAAACTAGTATAGTAATGTACACTACATTGAAAGTTGGgagttttaaagatttaaatgtatattttttacttacgcCAAGGCAACTGCTGAATTGTAGAACATAACTCTTCGTGCCAAAATAGATGGGCAGAAGTGGGTCTATGTACAGCGCGGCTATTGAAGACATATTCATTATAACACCGCCTTTACCACCTTCGTCCTTTCGCATCAATTCTAGGGCTTTTAGTGTGCTTGTAGTGAGTGCAGTCTGCAAAAttatagaagtttttttttttaccacaagttagcccttgattgcaatctcacctacgaGTTGGAGTAGTGcaatctaagatagtagcgggctaacctgttgtagTTTCCACGTAGGTAACATCGCACAGGAACGCTttattgcttggcggcacgtattagtcagtagggtggtaactagacacggcctaAGTAAGAGCCTCCATACGAGATCagacaaaattataaaactactaaTTATAACACTTTGCTCGCCTGACTTGttgaatcaaaataaaaacttaaaacattcACGCTGACAAGGAGATATTTTCTCATTTTGTATAAGTGGCCCAAATTGCTCTGCCGGGAATTGCCTGCCCcggacaatttggaaatttattatttctgaattttctcaccacggctagcatgggcagaagactaAACacgatgcggtgatagcccagtgggtaggagctccacttcactttcggggggcagagttcgaatcccagcacgcaccgctaacttttctaagttatgtgcgttttaagtatttaaaatatcacttgtttcaacgatgaaggaaaacatcgtaaggaaacctgcatgactaagagttctccataatgttctcaaagtccaccaatccacactgggcaagcgtggtggctGACacccttaccccttctcattgtgggaggagacccgtgtcctgcagtgggccggtaataggttgatgtgatgatgatgcaatatagttattgaaataaataaataaatgctttattgtgtaggtataatatgataaatctatatacatatatataaaagaaagttgagTTAGTTAgatacaccatttataactcaagaacggctggacaaatttttattatatttgtttttttggattcttttcagaccggaataggataataagtattacaatataacattcataaaacaaaaaaaaatccgcggtacgaagttcaccgggacagctaatatataatataaatttaagaaatatttatttcttctttgtACTTACGATATTAACTTCAATTTCCTTCTTGTATTTATCTTTGGCATCGTTCATGATACCAGCGTTGTTTATGACTATATCAATAGACCCGTGTTCCTTTATAACCGCATCGTAAGCACCAAACAGTTGCGAATCGTTTGTAACATCGCATTTAAAGAATTTCACCTTTTTCATGCCATATTTCttgttcaatttgttttgtGAAGCGATACCAGTGTCTTCCGCTACATCTAAGTTCGCTACGTgctgaaacgtttttttttaatttcacaatgAAACTTATAACTTCAAATGAAACTtaaccaaattgtatactttttgttaaatttttatttataattttactatatgtttatgtggtgtacaataaaagtgttttcatttaattatttaatcccTAAAAACGTTTCTTAAGTCTAGCAGTAACGTCCATGGATTAACTATTTGATGAAAATGATAGCTAGAGAATACAAAAAAGCTTATAGTTTAACTTTTAAGTTGAAGGTTGCGGGGGAGCACCAACAACATCCTGAAGATGTTCCATTGTGTGCCATTTCAAATTGCCATTTCAAGGTGCCATTTCAAATTGATTGGAGCGTCAGTGATTGATTggagtaggcgttactttgcgaaaatccatattatatatattatgaaaattaagcttaatttgctatactccgcgaacagcagcagaatctgtataatgtaatttttaattacttcaaattAAGCGGCAGTGAttcacatattaaaatattttttttttttttttttaattaacttatagtcataaagaaataatgtattttgaagtgatttttaataacaaaaattatgaGCCTAgatgcttgaaataaaaattattatttactctttGTGCTACTGAGGTTATTAGTAAAAACAAACCTTCACATTTTCTTTCAGCAAGATCTCTATCACTTGTTCTCCTATACCAATCGATCCGCCGGTGATTAAAACCactttatttttcaaatcgCACGACATAATATTAGCGATCCCGATCTAATACTATTATAAGGCGATAGAACATCTTATcggtttatttatatgtttctaTTTCCTCcaacacaataattatataatgcatAAAGATATATTCGTTGCAATAATTTATGACCTTTACTGTTTTGCTCCTACATATCAGTAATACTGTAATAGGCActtatgtaataaatttatcGAAGGATTAGGATCAGCTTGCTATCGACTAGGCATTCAATCGCCGttgagttttataaatttaaaattcatttacaaATTTTGGAACCAACATGATTTTTtattgtgcgttttaaaattaataaaattgatacttACTCGAAGGGTCGGTTTCATTGTCGACAAACCGAGTACTCGGCCTAGTAAATCGGTTCAAGTTTTCATCTTATAGATGCCAAACAAATTTCTACATACACGGTTTCAAGTgtcttttacgcaagtttagtaggtacgtcttgtatacaggaaACATTTTTCGTTTATGCATATTTAGTACTTTTCTTATACAGGTCAGAATTATTGTCTGTTATGCAAGTTATGTACGTCTTGTATACTAGTCGCAAGTGTATTAAGCAAGTTTAGTAGGTACGTCTCGTattcaggtcgcaagtgtcttttatgcaagttcagtatGTGTCGTATACAGGTCGTTCGTGCTTTTATTCAAgcttagtacgtcttgtatacattACGCGAGAGTATTTTATGCAAATTGAGTACGTCTTCTATACAGgtagaaagtgtcgtttatgcaagtttagtacctgtcgtatacaggttgcaagtgtctttgaTGCAAGTTGAGTACGTCTTCTATACAGGAAGCGAGTATCTttaatgcaagtttaatacAACTCGTATACAGCACGCAAGTGTCTCGGTACTTGGTTGAATAACTCTGCATTGAAACCTTTACTAGTGTCTTTTACgcaagttcagtacgtctcgtatacagatggCAAGTGCCTTATATGCAAGTTTATTACATCTTGTATATAGGTCGCAAAAATCTTTTATGCAGGTTTAgttcgtctcgtatacaggctgcaagtgtcttttacgcaagttcagtacgtctccTATACAGGAATCAAGTgtcatttatgcaagtttagtacgtctcgtatacagatggcaagtgtcttatatgcaAGTTTATTACATCTTGTATATAGGTCGCAAatatcttttatgcaagttcagtacgtctccTATACAGGAATCAAGTGTCATTTATGCacgtttagtacgtctcgtatacagatacATTTATGGATGTAAGCAATGTACGTAATTAAtcattgtatgtatattaccgttgcataaatagctaagTATTAAGTCGATAGAGgtgtgtttattaataatatgtttattaaatattgcattAAGATATACTTGTTATCAACATCATGAACTTCTGggttatcataataaaatttatgatggaaataatattgttttataacgCCAATAATTCCAAAGTAAGTACTTACCTACCTCATGTCACTTAACGTccgaagttaataaaaaaatcaaatggaTAATCTTCAGTCCAGTCTACTCTTGTATGTTTGAAGCCATGTAATTAGACTTAGTTTGCCTTTGTAGTTCGCTTTTTCCACGaatcttataaatataacaaaaaaaaaaggtacttgCTAATTTACTAatttgtacctttttttttgttaaaaatggtACTTGCtatcttcttaaaagatacccgatTCTCTGCGGGAGAATTTGGgctatgtgggatttctaccaactaaaaccccctcggtagccagcctcagtacatattgggaggctccgggatctcctaggaacgcaccggtgcctcccttgcacaacgcttgtagctcgtcccgggaagattTATGATTCCCGACTTTATGTAATTACGTCACTTTGAGGTAAGGCAACACCTTGTCTCTTCGTGTCTTCCCAGGGCCGTAAGTAGAGGTGATCACGTGACTGCTAGTCCCCGTCAGACCGTTCTCGACCCTGATGTCTCTTCGTCTGGGA
The Pararge aegeria chromosome 6, ilParAegt1.1, whole genome shotgun sequence genome window above contains:
- the LOC120624551 gene encoding 15-hydroxyprostaglandin dehydrogenase [NAD(+)]-like; protein product: MSCDLKNKVVLITGGSIGIGEQVIEILLKENVKHVANLDVAEDTGIASQNKLNKKYGMKKVKFFKCDVTNDSQLFGAYDAVIKEHGSIDIVINNAGIMNDAKDKYKKEIEVNITALTTSTLKALELMRKDEGGKGGVIMNMSSIAALYIDPLLPIYFGTKSYVLQFSSCLGLPDYYNRTGVRVVAICFGATNTSLLSQAKLGHFDKVIEKSMVDTICKQHQSQKVESAAQGVVDALKRGESGSTWLAINDKPVRDVTDVIKKGYGVLSKLVFE
- the LOC120624553 gene encoding alcohol dehydrogenase 1-like isoform X2, yielding MHKEKDGLGGTIINFSSVAAISKLLYVPVYSATKSAVLKFSTSLGDNIHYSKSGVRVITMCFGVTDTPIIRNTAKVFDKSLTAQSLDKFKLQSPKSAAKAVIEAYKQGASGSVWISTSDKPAFNITNVHNKSIELFNDYVYN
- the LOC120624553 gene encoding uncharacterized protein LOC120624553 isoform X3; this encodes MRSIRKSLLVEELVKDNALNLRHKPETKFTTLVSKYIPLSLQDNIHYSKSGVRVITMCFGVTDTPIIRNTAKVFDKSLTAQSLDKFKLQSPKSAAKAVIEAYKQGASGSVWISTSDKPAFNITNVHNKSIELFNDYVYN
- the LOC120624553 gene encoding alcohol dehydrogenase 1-like isoform X1; this translates as MLLEAFKIIKENNGYIDVVVNSAGILDDTPESYEMAININATSLITSSLHAWNIMHKEKDGLGGTIINFSSVAAISKLLYVPVYSATKSAVLKFSTSLGDNIHYSKSGVRVITMCFGVTDTPIIRNTAKVFDKSLTAQSLDKFKLQSPKSAAKAVIEAYKQGASGSVWISTSDKPAFNITNVHNKSIELFNDYVYN